CTAAATTTTCATCACAAAAAGGAACAGACCAATGAGAGGTCATAAAGCTCAGTATGAATCTGTTACAACTCCTTATTGGCTCACAAGTACTGTGTTTCCGGGAGCCATAATCACTGGAGCTGGCTGCATgttgacaacaacaacagtgctTTTCTTGCGAAATTTTAATTCACGATGCATCTGACACCAGGAGCACCACACACAGAAGCAGGAGGACACAATGTCCTTACAGACTGTACCCTGTAAAGAACCAGATAACTTGTTACTGCTCTCTTTAGTGCATTTCTTACTTATTATAAAACATGTCTTGCATCAATGAATAAGTCCAATTGCTTTTAGTAGCAAGCAGAAATATTCAATATGTCTACAAAGTAAATGACAAGTGTGTAAAAGTTGTTAAGTTATTTTTGATAACTTTATTGCTGTGTCTTCAAAGAACATTTACAAGTTGTAAATTCAGTTTCATAGATATGGATGAAGCTGTCATTCAAATATATGCAATCAGTGTACATCAAACATGTCATACCTTGATACCATATCTGTGTCGAATGGCAACCCTTAGACCCAAGCCTGCAGGAGGTGCACACAGAGGTAGCCCACAGGCTGCAGTTATGGAAGGACCGAGTATGTCACACAATGGAAGACAACGGTTCTCCCCAAATTTTCCTGCAACAGTGCAGGCAAGGCACGGGCAGCACCAGAAACCATAGCAACCTGAAAAACAGGATTTAAGTTGTAATAGAATCATAATATAGTGGGGTGTAATCTTAAGTGGCTTGAGGGAGGAAAtactaaaaatatgaaattattttGAATAAGTGTAGTCTATTAAAGTTGTGGTGTTGAATTCTTACAAGAACTTATGTCATCACAACAGCTAAAGAGGCCGGAGTCCCAGTTTGTCAAGAGATGAGTTTCCATTGGCTGCTGAACTTTAgccacagacagaaaacaattaacctgtaaacacaaaatactCAGTGTACAGCAAAAAATCCCAGGGACACTGTGTTGTGCTCATTCTGTGAATAAATGAGTAAACCagttatttatataacacatatTCATTCTCATGATTATCTGATTAGATTTTAAAGCACCTtgtattcatttgcattttaaagtattttaattcAATACACACCTTAATTTCATT
The Scomber scombrus chromosome 8, fScoSco1.1, whole genome shotgun sequence DNA segment above includes these coding regions:
- the LOC133985241 gene encoding cornifelin homolog A-like, with the translated sequence MSTTFADVQPIPEPSATIADTLLSLSLQQPMETHLLTNWDSGLFSCCDDISSCCYGFWCCPCLACTVAGKFGENRCLPLCDILGPSITAACGLPLCAPPAGLGLRVAIRHRYGIKGTVCKDIVSSCFCVWCSWCQMHRELKFRKKSTVVVVNMQPAPVIMAPGNTVLVSQ